Proteins encoded in a region of the Coffea eugenioides isolate CCC68of unplaced genomic scaffold, Ceug_1.0 ScVebR1_2434;HRSCAF=3460, whole genome shotgun sequence genome:
- the LOC113756637 gene encoding uncharacterized protein LOC113756637, with translation MAAGGSSTAALPTLADGTPCSLSAVKTATRYKGEAAVIFSKAEVDKLATPFRWALVGKFSHGRPSLEGIRKFFSTLNLKDQVSVGLLDYRHVLLKCSAEQDFNLGCGMWQLGKYPMRVFRWTRDFHVKKESALAPVWASLPALPIHYFDKHSLFSILAPVRKPLFLDSATAAGTRPSVARVCVEVDLLKPICSRVWVAVEGELGFWQNIVLDDTPKYCSACWRLGHLVEECKKDGAGVMHKGKQTLVQQQEAADAAEVAREIPAGAAKPGGIGGHSP, from the exons ATGGCGGCTGGTGGCTCATCCACGGCGGCGCTTCCGACCTTGGCGGATGGAACTCCCTGCTCACTAAGTGCG GTGAAGACAGCAACAAGGTATAAAGGTGAGGCGGCTGTTATCTTCTCCAAAGCAGAGGTTGATAAACTAGCAACTCCTTTTCGCTGGGCTCTGGTGGGGAAATTCTCGCACGGACGTCCTAGCCTAGAAGGGATTCGCAAGTTCTTCTCCACACTAAATTTGAAGGATCAAGTCTCCGTTGGGCTCCTGGACTATCGTCATGTTCTTCTCAAGTGTTCCGCCGAACAGGATTTCAACTTGGGATGTGGGATGTGGCAACTTGGGAAGTATCCGATGCGAGTTTTCCGTTGGACTAGGGATTTCCATGTGAAGAAGGAGTCAGCTTTGGCTCCTGTTTGGGCATCTCTGCCGGCCCTCCCCATTCATTACTTTGACAAACATTCGCTATTCTCCATATTAGCTCCAGTTAGAAAGCCGCTATTCCTGGATTCGGCAACCGCAGCGGGCACGAGACCGAGTGTAGCGCGGGTTTGCGTAGAGGTAGACCTGCTGAAACCGATTTGCTCCAGGGTGTGGGTGGCTGTTGAAGGAGAGCTAGGCTTTTGGCAAAACATAGTGCTTGACGATACACCCAAATATTGCAGTGCCTGTTGGAGATTGGGGCATTTGGTGGAGGAGTGTAAGAAGGATGGTGCTGGGGTCATGCACAAGGGTAAGCAAACTCTTGTACAGCAGCAGGAAGCTGCGGATGCAGCCGAGGTGGCCAGGGAAATACCTGCGGGTGCAGCGAAGCCTGGGGGGATTGGGGGGCACTCCCCGTGA